A genomic stretch from Setaria viridis chromosome 1, Setaria_viridis_v4.0, whole genome shotgun sequence includes:
- the LOC117838524 gene encoding sirohydrochlorin ferrochelatase, chloroplastic — protein MHPASVSLQPFTATPASILIPRRAAARNSIDFTELRRAGRSSGNLVMSSMPNPVSGSETSGREDFNVGDKDAVVIVDHGSRRQESNLMLNDFVEMFRTRTGYKIVEPAHMELAEPTIKDAFGKCVQQGASRIIVSPYFLSPGRHWKQDIPALAAEASKEHSNVPYIVTAPLGLHELMVDIMNDRIKYCLQHVGGDVDECTVCAGTGKCRLYS, from the exons ATGCACCCGGCTTCAGTCTCCTTGCAGCCCTTTACTGCAACTCCGGCAAGCATACTTATCCCTAG GCGTGCAGCTGCGAGGAATTCCATTGATTTCACCGAGCTGCGGAGAGCTGGAAGGTCTAGTGGAAACCTTGTAATGAGTTCCATGCCAAATCCTGTCAGTGGGTCAGAAACGTCCGGAAGGGAGGATTTCAATGTTGGGGATAAGGATGCAGTGGTCATTGTCGACCATGGGTCACGGCGACAAGAATCCAATCTCATGCTAA ATGACTTTGTTGAGATGTTCAGGACGAGGACTGGTTATAAGATCGTTGAGCCTGCTCATATG GAGCTGGCTGAGCCTACTATTAAGGATGCTTTTGGAAAATGTGTGCAACAAGGAGCATCCCGTATTATTGTTAGTCCATATTTCCTTTCCCCTGGACGGCACTGGAAACAA GATATCCCTGCTTTAGCAGCAGAAGCATCCAAGGAGCACTCAAATGTACCCTATATTGTCACTGCCCCTCTTGGACTGCATGAGCTTATGGTG GATATCATGAATGATCGCATCAAGTACTGCCTCCAGCACGTTGGGGGTGATGTTGATGAGTGTACAGTATGCGCTGGAACTGGAAAGTGCCGCCTCTACTCCTGA